A portion of the Flavobacterium magnum genome contains these proteins:
- a CDS encoding lactate utilization protein B/C, translating into MSLFRKFFGPGDSSDEEKANDLNAIPTSNLPIDEQFTINFRKNGGKFLYCENLTEVRNHFEDILEENDWFETEAMCFEPKLFSMLEENRINFKSPAGPKFLFATCENLIADEGSVLFSSNQIKQLKPQELPGNIVIVGTTSQIIENKSDGLREIKKRYEKDYPTNITTIKYFEKAKEEDFLHYGSVAKNLYLLLLEDL; encoded by the coding sequence ATGAGTCTTTTTAGAAAATTTTTTGGTCCCGGGGATTCTTCTGACGAAGAGAAAGCGAATGATTTAAATGCCATTCCCACGTCAAATCTCCCGATCGACGAACAGTTTACGATAAATTTCAGAAAAAACGGCGGTAAGTTCCTTTACTGCGAAAACCTCACTGAAGTCAGGAACCATTTCGAAGACATCCTTGAAGAGAACGACTGGTTTGAAACAGAGGCCATGTGCTTTGAACCCAAGCTGTTCAGCATGCTCGAGGAGAACAGGATCAATTTCAAGAGTCCTGCCGGCCCCAAATTCCTTTTTGCCACCTGTGAAAACCTCATTGCCGATGAGGGCTCGGTGCTGTTCTCGTCAAACCAGATCAAGCAGCTCAAGCCTCAGGAACTTCCGGGAAACATCGTCATTGTAGGGACGACCAGCCAGATTATTGAAAACAAGAGCGACGGGCTGCGTGAAATTAAAAAGCGTTACGAAAAAGATTACCCTACCAACATCACCACCATCAAATATTTTGAAAAAGCCAAAGAGGAAGACTTCCTGCATTACGGAAGCGTTGCCAAAAACCTTTATTTGTTGCTTTTAGAGGATCTTTAA